The genomic window GCGCGGCTAGTGGCCGAGGCAGGGGCACGCATTCGCGTGGTGGCGCCGGAGGTGTCTGAGGCGATGAGTGAGGCCCTCTCCCTGCACCGTTGGGAGCACGTTGGTGAGCGGTTTGCCGATGCTCACGTGGAAGGGGCGAAGCTGGTCATCGCCGCTACCGATGACAAGCAGGTCAATGAATCGGTCCATGCGGCCTGTGAGGCGCGGGGCATCCCCGTGAACGTCGCCGACCAGCCCAAGCTGTGCAGCTTCATTTTGCCGGCGATCGTCGACCGCACACCGATCACCATCGCCATCTCCACCGGGGGAACCTCGCCGGTGCTCGCGCGTTGGGTGCGTGCGCTGCTCGAGTCGGCATTGCCCTCCGGTTTGGCGAACCTCGGGGCGTTGATGGCTCGCTTTCGTGGCACGATGAAAGCGCGCTTTCCCGATGTGGACATACGCCGACGGTTCGTCGAGCGCATCTTGCAGGGCCCCGTGAAGGAGCTGGCACTATCAGGGCAGCTCGAGCGCGCCGAGCAAGCCTTGGAGGCAGCCATGGCTGCACCGGACGCTCGGGACAGCGCCGCCATGGGCGAGGTGTACCTCATCGGCGCCGGGCCCGGCGACCCTGATCTGCTGACCTTCCGGGCACAGCGTTTGCTGCAGCAAGCGGAGATAGTGCTCTACGATCGCCTAGTGCCTGAGGCGGTCTTGCGCCTGTGCCGCCGCGAGGCGCGCTTGATCTACGTGGGCAAGCGCAAGGGCGATCACACTATCGGTCAGCGCGAGCTAACATCGCTGCTCGTTCGCTATGCGCGTGACGGGTTTCGCGTGGCGCGCTTGAAGGGGGGGGACCCGTTCATCTTCGGCCGCGGCGGCGAGGAGATTGAAGGGCTGGTCGATGAGCGTGTCCCATTCGTCGTGGTGCCGGGTATTACGGCGGCAAGCGGCTGTGGCGCCTACGCCGGCATTCCCCTCACGCACCGTGATCATGCGCAAGGGGTCAGCTTCTGGACGGCGCACCATCGCGCGGAGGGAGGTGTTGCCCTCGACTGGTCTCGCCTGGCCGCCTCGCACGATGAGACCCTCGTCTTCTACATGGGCCTAGGCGGTCTCGCTTCCCTATGCGATGGGCTCGTTGAGCATGGTCGCCCACCGCAGACACCGGCTGCGCTGGTGGAGCAGGGCACAACCGCAGCGCAGCGCGTGCATCTGGGCACCTTGCAGGATCTTGCGCCTAAGGTGGAACAGGCCGAGGCGCGTTCCCCGGCACTTCTCATCGTCGGTTCGGTGGTGACTCTCCACCAGCGCTTGAATTGGTTCGAACCGGCCGGTGTGCAGACCTCGCCATTCCCCCAGCATCGGACGCCTGCGCCTAGGGCGGCGGCTCCGGAGCCGTCGGCGGCGTCTGAAAGCGCACGTTCCGCAGCACCTTCTGATTGACCGTGAGCTCGAAGACATCCGGTCGCGAGTAATGGCCATCCGTGTCTAAGGTCATCCAGCCCTCAACGCCCTGGCGTAGATCGAGATCTGCCAGCAAAAGCTCCGATGTTGGAACGGCCGGTTCGAGCACGTAGCTGCTGTCCGGTGCGATCACCGCGCTGGCACCAGGCAGCAGTAGCGTATCGTCATCCCCGGGGATGTCGCTCAGCAGGGTGCGGGCCTGCGGGTCGCGCTGCGGACAGCTGTCGAAGCCCTCTAGCACCTGCCTCCGCGTGAGGACCGTGCCCACCGCGAGTACGTGGCACTGACCTTCAAAGGCGTAGTGTCGGCTCGCCAACTGATGAAGGTCCTTCACCCCAGGCCACTGGGCGATGTGCACCCGTTCGCGCTGCGCGTGCATCGCCGCCCGCGCCAAGGGCATCCAGTGCTCCCAGCAGACGAGGGCGCCGACGTTGCCGCGCTCCGTGCCCATCACTCCCAGTGTGCTGCCATCGCCTCGACCCCACACCAGGCGCTCCGTGTAGGTGGGGACGAGCTTGCGGTGGATCCTTCGTGTAACGCCATCGGCATTTAGGTACACGATGGTGTTGTAGAGGGTGGCGCCATCGCGCTCCTGGATGCCTATGACCACGTGAGTGCCGGCGAGGCGGGCAGCCTGATGCAGTTGGTCGATATGGGGTCCGGGTACCGTGGGGCACTCGCGTACCATGTGGGCGAAGAGCGCTTTGGCGGGACCGTGCTCCCAGAGGCTCGCATTCGGTGCATAGTCGAGCCAGACGGGGTAGCCGGGGAGCCAGGTTTCGGGAAATGCCGTCAGCCAAGCACCCTGTGCGGCGGCACGCTCGATGTAATCGATGGCGCGCTCGGTGCTGGCGTCAAGATTGAGGTAGACCGGTGGTGCCTGCACCATCGCCACGGGTATTGAATCGAGCAGGGCAGAGTCATTCACGGCGAAAACCCAATGGATTTAATCGTTGCGCCTAGGTGGCGCTGAGCGGCAGGATAGAACTTGAGCATCGACTATACCCTTTTGCTGTTGCTCTCGCTGTTGGCTGTGGCGTTGCTGTTGAGCCCCCTGCTAGAGCGAATCGGCGTGGGACGAAACGTCGTTCTCATGGTGGTCGGATTCGTGGGATCGGAGATCGTCGTGGCGAGCGGGCACGACACGGGGATCCGGTGGAACCAATTCCACGAGGTGGTGATCTTTGTCCTCCTGCCCGTGCTGATCTTCGAGGGCGCCTTGCACCTCGACACGGCGCTGCTGCGTAGAAACATCGGCGCCGTGATCCTGTTGGCAGGTCCCGGCATGGTTGGGGTGGCTACGGTGGTGGGCACCTTCCTGTACCTCACCACGGACGGCTTGGAGGGCGCCGGGTGGCTGGCCGCGGCCATGGCCGGCGTGTTGCTCGCCGGAACGGACGCCACCTCGGTGGTCGGTCGCCTCGGCCAAGGCGATGTGGCGCCGCGCTTGCGCTTGCTGGTGGAAGGCGAGAGCAACTTCAGTGACGCGATGTCGGTGGTCTTGTTCTCCGTGATTCTCGCCGTTGGTCTCGACGCGCAAACGGCCATGTTGAGCGACGCTCCCGGGGCGCTCGTGTTCACAGCAGCAGGAGGCTTGGCGGTGGGCGCCCTTGGGCTCGCGGTGGCGCGGGTGGTGCTGCCGCGCATGCGCGAGGCGATAGGCCGCACGGTCGCGACACTAGTGCTGGTTTACATCACCTATCTGATCGCCGAGTCCGTGGTCATGGTGTCCGGCGTGATGTCGCTGCTCGTCCTGGGCCTTGGGACAAGATCGGTGTTGCGCAGGGGGCATGGTGCGTGCGATCCGCAGCTGCTGCTCGGCGTGTGGGAGTACAAGTCTCGCCTCGCCTCGAGCTTCACCTTCCTATTGCTCGGGATCACGATTCACGTGCAGATGTTCCAGGAT from Pseudomonadota bacterium includes these protein-coding regions:
- a CDS encoding carbon-nitrogen hydrolase family protein; protein product: MNDSALLDSIPVAMVQAPPVYLNLDASTERAIDYIERAAAQGAWLTAFPETWLPGYPVWLDYAPNASLWEHGPAKALFAHMVRECPTVPGPHIDQLHQAARLAGTHVVIGIQERDGATLYNTIVYLNADGVTRRIHRKLVPTYTERLVWGRGDGSTLGVMGTERGNVGALVCWEHWMPLARAAMHAQRERVHIAQWPGVKDLHQLASRHYAFEGQCHVLAVGTVLTRRQVLEGFDSCPQRDPQARTLLSDIPGDDDTLLLPGASAVIAPDSSYVLEPAVPTSELLLADLDLRQGVEGWMTLDTDGHYSRPDVFELTVNQKVLRNVRFQTPPTAPEPPP
- the cysG gene encoding siroheme synthase CysG is translated as MEYLPVFLKLRDARALIVGAGEVAVAKARLVAEAGARIRVVAPEVSEAMSEALSLHRWEHVGERFADAHVEGAKLVIAATDDKQVNESVHAACEARGIPVNVADQPKLCSFILPAIVDRTPITIAISTGGTSPVLARWVRALLESALPSGLANLGALMARFRGTMKARFPDVDIRRRFVERILQGPVKELALSGQLERAEQALEAAMAAPDARDSAAMGEVYLIGAGPGDPDLLTFRAQRLLQQAEIVLYDRLVPEAVLRLCRREARLIYVGKRKGDHTIGQRELTSLLVRYARDGFRVARLKGGDPFIFGRGGEEIEGLVDERVPFVVVPGITAASGCGAYAGIPLTHRDHAQGVSFWTAHHRAEGGVALDWSRLAASHDETLVFYMGLGGLASLCDGLVEHGRPPQTPAALVEQGTTAAQRVHLGTLQDLAPKVEQAEARSPALLIVGSVVTLHQRLNWFEPAGVQTSPFPQHRTPAPRAAAPEPSAASESARSAAPSD
- a CDS encoding cation:proton antiporter, translating into MSIDYTLLLLLSLLAVALLLSPLLERIGVGRNVVLMVVGFVGSEIVVASGHDTGIRWNQFHEVVIFVLLPVLIFEGALHLDTALLRRNIGAVILLAGPGMVGVATVVGTFLYLTTDGLEGAGWLAAAMAGVLLAGTDATSVVGRLGQGDVAPRLRLLVEGESNFSDAMSVVLFSVILAVGLDAQTAMLSDAPGALVFTAAGGLAVGALGLAVARVVLPRMREAIGRTVATLVLVYITYLIAESVVMVSGVMSLLVLGLGTRSVLRRGHGACDPQLLLGVWEYKSRLASSFTFLLLGITIHVQMFQDHWRLMLVGIVLLPAARVLVMGVLLPLFRWLPGAERVPLRQVPAIVACGAPGAVSVALVLSLPLEFEGWYTVQCIVYGVVVFSLLVQSPLVAGALRVARSGVARERAVS